One Ahaetulla prasina isolate Xishuangbanna chromosome 1, ASM2864084v1, whole genome shotgun sequence DNA window includes the following coding sequences:
- the CD164 gene encoding sialomucin core protein 24 codes for MSRYSRQRCFWDTLACSLLLAVLASCLIPQSKAAVEEVGCERHTNCSSCIAIESSQLNCTWLQCTEGTMSQCTNSTSIPPGCVAVSENGTCTDSPVTTTTASKTTTASNSTTVTSPTGSTINSTSTGKPILNTTTIATTSVITAKTGTTALTPTTKPSHHKASFDAASFIGGIVLVLGLQAVIFFLYKFCKSKEQNYHTL; via the exons ATGAGCCGTTACAGCCGCCAGCGCTGCTTCTGGGATACCCTGGCTTGTTCGCTGCTCCTGGCGGTTCTCGCCTCTTGCCTTATTCCGCAGAGCAAAGCAGCTGTCGAAGAAG TTGGCTGTGAAAGACATACAAATTGTAGTTCCTGCATTGCTATTGAATCATCTCAACTGAATTGCACATGGCTTCAATGCACTG AAGGAACTATGTCTCAGTGCACAAATTCCACAAGTATTCCACCAGGTTGTGTTGCTGTTTCTGAAAATGGGACATGTACAG attcTCCTGTCACGACTACTACAGCTAGTAAGACGACTACAGCTAGTAACTCCACCACAGTCACCAGCCCAACAG GTAGTACAATTAACTCAACTTCGACAGGAAAACCTATTCTGAATACTACAACCATTGCCACTACTTCTGTTATTACTGCTAAAACAG GTACAACAGCTCTAACACCAACTACCAAGCCATCACATCATAAAGCAAGTTTTGATGCAGCCAGTTTCATTGGTGGTATTGTACTTGTGCTGGGTCTGCAAGCAGTTATCTTCTTTCTGTATAAATTTTGCAAGTCCAAAGAACAAAACTATCACACACTCTAG